One window of Metopolophium dirhodum isolate CAU chromosome 3, ASM1992520v1, whole genome shotgun sequence genomic DNA carries:
- the LOC132941966 gene encoding calmodulin: protein MADQLTEEQIAEFKEAFSLFDKDGDGTITTKELGTVMRSLGQNPTEAELQDMINEVDADGNGTIDFPEFLTMMARKMKDTDSEEEIREAFRVFDKDGNGFISAAELRHVMTNLGEKLTDEEVDEMIREADIDGDGQVNYEEFVTMMTSK, encoded by the exons ATG GCTGATCAACTAACAGAAGAACAGATTGCCGAATTCAAAGAGGCGTTTTCGCTATTCGACAAGGACGGAGATGGTACCATCACCACCAAAGAACTTGGAACCGTCATGAGGTCTTTAGGCCAAAATCCGACTGAAGCTGAACTCCAAGATATGATTAACGAGGTCGATGCTGATG GCAACGGCACGATAGATTTCCCAGAGTTCTTGACTATGATGGCCCGCAAAATGAAGGATACCGATAGTGAGGAAGAAATCAGAGAGGCTTTCCGTGTATTTGATAAGGATGGAAACGGCTTTATTAGTGCAGCTGAGCTGCGTCATGTGATGACTAACCTTGGAGAAAAGCTCACCGATGAGGAGGTTGATGAAATGATCAGGGAAGCTGACATTGATGGTGATGGTCAAGTCAACTATGAAG AGTTCGTGACCATGATGACTTCTAAGTGA